Proteins encoded in a region of the Prochlorococcus marinus str. GP2 genome:
- the xth gene encoding exodeoxyribonuclease III, translated as MLIATWNVNSIRTRLSQILDWIDQVNPDILCLQETKVVDDSFPSEPFKKLGYSVEVYGQKSYNGVAIISKIKAKNVKKGFCGSEESGHNIETFLDQKRLISADINGIKIINVYVPNGSSVDSDKFEYKINWLSCLASFLDEQEKKGELVCLMGDFNIAPSNLDIHDPKKYEGGIMATEIERNALNNVLKGRLIDSFRIFEKNTGHWSWWDYRNKAYEYNKGWRIDHIYISKELSSKLKSCVIDSLPRSNLRPSDHAPVMINLNLNDIDEDFFDDEDNIFEI; from the coding sequence TTGTTAATAGCAACTTGGAATGTTAACTCTATAAGAACCAGACTTTCACAAATATTAGATTGGATTGATCAAGTCAATCCTGATATTCTATGTTTGCAGGAAACAAAAGTAGTGGATGATAGTTTCCCAAGTGAGCCATTCAAAAAATTAGGATATTCAGTAGAGGTTTACGGACAAAAGTCATATAATGGAGTCGCTATTATTTCTAAGATAAAAGCCAAAAATGTTAAGAAAGGGTTCTGTGGTAGCGAAGAATCTGGTCATAATATTGAAACTTTCCTAGACCAAAAAAGATTAATTTCCGCTGATATTAATGGGATAAAGATTATAAATGTCTATGTTCCAAATGGATCTTCAGTAGATTCAGATAAGTTTGAATACAAAATAAATTGGTTAAGCTGTTTGGCCTCTTTTTTGGATGAACAAGAAAAAAAAGGAGAATTAGTTTGTCTAATGGGTGATTTTAATATTGCTCCATCTAACTTAGATATTCATGATCCAAAGAAATATGAAGGGGGAATAATGGCAACCGAGATAGAAAGAAATGCATTAAACAATGTCCTGAAAGGAAGATTAATAGATTCTTTCAGGATTTTTGAAAAAAATACTGGTCATTGGAGTTGGTGGGATTACCGTAACAAAGCATATGAATACAACAAAGGTTGGAGAATAGACCATATCTACATCAGTAAAGAACTTTCATCAAAACTGAAAAGCTGTGTGATAGACAGCTTACCAAGGTCAAATTTACGCCCAAGCGATCATGCCCCAGTAATGATAAATCTCAACCTTAATGACATAGATGAAGATTTTTTTGACGATGAGGATAATATTTTCGAAATATAA